From the genome of Solanum dulcamara chromosome 12, daSolDulc1.2, whole genome shotgun sequence:
ACCCCATTTCTTTCCCTATATTTAACGGAAAAGGTCCTCTTGTATTATGCCAAATTGAATAAATTCACCCTTCGTCAATATTTAACTTATTACGCTCTTAGCGTTAAATACCTGGTTCAAATATGCCCGTACTTTAAATGATTTCATCACTTAACTAATTACGAAATTAATAAATCAATTAGTATCAAATCTTAATATGTGTCATCATTTTAAGAGATTGGCCCTCTTTGAAGGGCATAAATAGTCCCACTTGCACACTTTTGAGGGCAAATTAACCGCATATTACGAGGACAAATTTGTTCAATTTTGCATAAAATTAGGAGaagtcttctttatttcttctacCTTTATGTTTTTTAATCCATCAGATATTATATTTCATTAGTCAAATTAACTTAAATTTGTATCTCTTATAGATTCACTGATAGAGTAAAGACATTACATTCAAGaagtttttcatttttaaatctcaaacatgaaatctttcATCAACTATCGAATATTTATATCCCATTAATTTGATTAATCTGTATTTGCATCACTAAAAGAGTAACAACGTTTTTTCAAAAagtttttttccttcatttttttaGACTGGAATTCAAAATCTTTGATCAACAACCATCAAAAATATTTGTACTTCACTAATCAGATTAGTTAGAAATGGTTCAAAATCCAACACATTTTTAGTTAGAATACAAGTGGGGTCGACTTACTATTTTTGTGAAGTATAGATAAGTATGTAGATAGCCGATAGGGACTTGCTAATTTAGGGAGATGCTTACAGACTTGAGTCATGTGATATATTATAGTGTTTCTAAtgtaaccaaaaaaaaaatatggaggcTTGTACTCAACGGTTGAAATTCTTCAACCTTTAATAAAAATCTCAGGTTTAAGTCTCTGAAAATGATTTTGATAAAACCATATTGGGAATCGTCCTCAGAAATGAATCCTACAATGCACAAATCCAAATTTAATCAAACTTCAATAAAGATACCTAACGCCatatggaaaaagaaaaaaaaagcacAATTGCCAAGTTCTACACTTTCTTGGTAGGGAAAATGTCAAATTTGTAATGGAGCGTGGTGAccatcttctttttcttggaTGGGTGATATTGTGATCAGTTTGCACACTATCAATAACTCGGTGGACGACCTACGATAGAAATACAAGTACCAAGTAAATATGTTCACGAGGAAATGGACTTACATGCTTGAATGTTATCGTTGAATTTGAACCTGAGATCTCTAGATTGTTACATTCCATCGACTGAACCATTCTTGAAGCTAAATCCTCACATTCTAATGAATAATTAGCATAATGCCTCAATCACAATAAAGTTGGATCATAGGGAGCCTCATTGTCACTGACAGTATCACTCCATATAAGCTCATCTCAGCTAAATATTAGTACATGGAAAAAGGGCACTAGAAGATACATGAATCTCTTATCAGACTAAAAGACTCTAAAACGTAGGACCTTAAGTAAACATGCTAACATGATTAGAacattttctcaatatcgcCTACATAGATCTTTTTCTTATGTTGTATCCAATTTTACTAGGTCTGCATGGATTCCAAGAGATTGTAAGCCTTTCACGACTATCACTATCTTTTAGCAATTACATTGTCGATGTAGAACTTCCTCTAAAAATGGAAAATAACCCAGGATAACCAGTTTTAGAACAACCCCGTGTGGCATATCTTGGCAAAAATTCTCGAAGCTAAATTCTCAAACACATGCATGAaggaaaatttttaaaattttttggaACTCAATACATTTTTCAAGAGATCATAGTAATGGAAGTTAATTGGTTAAAAATACTTACATAGGATGGTTAATCACTAAACATTCATATGGTACTCATAGAACTTTCAACAGCTGCACTTCAAAAATTAGAGGCTCCTTCATGTGAGACATAAGGCTACGCCTTGGTCCAAACTGCAAGAAAACAATATCTGCTGATGAACCAATAACATCGACTATAAAAACATGAGAGGAACATGAATTCCTTGCAAATTCGACTTTACAATTAACCAGACAAAAATATATCCAAAGAATTACTCATAGAATCAGTTAGTTGGGAGACGAGCGTAGGATACCAGCTACCAAaagtagcaacaacaacatacccaatgtaatcccacaagtgaggttTGGAGAGGGTAGTGTGTATGCAAACTTTACCCTACCTTgagaggtagagaggttgtttctaaTAGAGCCTCAGCTCAAGGAACGGCATAACAAAGCAGTTCAGAAAAGAAATAACGAAAGTGAAGAAGTCATGACAAAATACTAAAGATAGCATGACAAAGTATTCTGGAAAAAAAGAAGGTATCTATAACACAAGAATACTATAAtcgaagaataagaaaaaaaaaatagtaacagaaattgaagaacaagaaaCTAAAAGATTAATACTACGACTACTAATAATATCCGCGGAACACATACCTCTTCAGGTACTGGCTGTAAGTTTTCATTGATGTATCCAACGGAAGGCGGTATCAGTGCTCTTCTTTTTCCTGCAGTACAGGCCTTACAGTCAAATACCTAGAACTGTATAATTTGAAAAACGGGAATTTTTTTTAAGGGAGTAGGAAGAACCTCCGGGCTTCATTCCAATAAGGACTTCTTTCAGACCTTTTATTATCTGCTGAGATTCATGGAGACTTGTAAGACGAATAAAAATCAGTTCATTATCAACTATgcaccccacccccacccccttcTTCTTCAACATAGACATATGGAATGAAGAGGGACCAATGCAGCTATAGGAGGTGGCTTACTATAGTGAGAAGGCATAGACAACCCAGACATCCTTAACCTCGCCCATCTTGATGGAATGGGAAGAGAAGGAGAAAAAAGGGTAATGCAGCTACTATAGGAGGTGATCTATACTAATGGAAAGACATAATGTTAGAATCAGTGAGCACAATACATATTTAATCTCACCAGTTGATGGTAGGGTAAATTTTGCATCTGAAACAGTACACGTTGCTCAGCAAGACAACAGCTTCTGCTGGCGGTTATTCTTCTTATTACTAATTTAGCTTATTACTAAGtttctcttcttcattttttttgtgtgtgggaCCAAGTATGTACCAAGACTTCTCCAGTATGTTGCTTCTTGAGAGAGAAAATGCAAGAAGGTAGGTAGAAACAACAATACATTTATTCTCACATTGACAACACTTGTCTAGAATCTACCTATTAACCTTGTTTGATGAACTACATGGCACGATTGGACCACAAGCGCTATATATCTCCCATTTTAAAGGCACAAATGGCGTCAATATGCAATGGACCTTCCAGTCATGCCACTTAATGGAAGTCGGAAGGTTGCTGTCTGACCTTTAGAATTTCTATTTTAAGCCCAAAGCTAGCAAATACCATGACCTGTTTATCATCCAGAGGAAGTATGACGGGGGCACTCTCTCCACTGAATTGGTCCACCGTACTACATTGAAGCAAAATGAAAAAGTTCAATGTATATTCCACAGAATAGAAGAAAGTATGACATAGATTTACTGATGAACAAGTATCTGGAGGAGCAAAACATAACCTGACGCTCTTTCCTTTttctatataatatattttcaacaAGCACCCAGATAATTTTCTTACTTTCTTAAGTTGATCTTTATTTAAAACAGTACCTGTGGACAAAATATCCATTTGATCGTCGGCaaacataattaatttcaacgaTATCCCCTTCGCGAGCCTCTGGTCCTTCCCCTTCAACAATATCTTCAGAAGACCCAACAAACCATTAATACTCAGAATTGAAACAAGAATGACATGTCGGGCTTGATGTGCCCCCTTCCAAGCATAATGTTATTATGCTTTTATGACATCAATGATGAAATGGAACATTAAACTGTAAGGAAGAAGATGATTAAACAGTTATTTTAAGCTGCTTTTCCTCTTTAATTTTTTCGTTGGGTCAAAATTTACAATTTCATATCCTAAATGTTGTATGCATGCACCAAATATTGAACACACGAAACTGCTGCCTGCCAAACATGGAAGAAAGTGATCACACTCCATTCAATTATAACAACTTGAGCTCGAGCTATAGAATATTCGAAAGAGTCGTGAAGAAAGCTCAATTGGACTCATGTAAAATGAACCTTGACTTGTTTTTTCAATATACAAACACACAGCAGACTATTTACTTTGATTGTTAACCAAATCAAGCTCGTGCAAACTCTTCATGACTCATATAATCTTCAAGAATATCTTGAACATATATGTAAtcctttatgtatatttattcaaCAAACATAAGCCTATTAATATATCTCAAAATTGTTGAGATTGAGTCCAACTGGTTAGATATTTTGTGTGGGGGGGCATGTCTTTGCCTAACTCTGTCTATCTATGTGAAGTCATTTTTCTTAGAATCAGCTTGGAACTGTGAAAGACTTGGTTTTACTTGTAGAATTTAGTTTGAGTGTTCCCTCCAAATTAAGATTTCAGGAATTGATGATGTTGTCTCAAACAAGCCAAGCTAAGTTGGAGGTTGAGCTATACTGTCCATTAATTAGTcaaatactccctctatttcaatttgtttgtcttactttcatTTTAAGTTGGGAAAAGGCTCAAATATACCATCAAACTTTGATAGAAGGCTCAattatgtcatccgttaaaagtttggctcactTATGCTTTTGCCGTTTGAGAAAAGGAACAtccatgccattattttttaactccgaTTTTGCAAAACCATTTTTTACACGTGGTCAATTATAATTCAGACAcatcattaattatttttttaaaaatccaaaATTCTAAAATCATTTGTGGAATTGAAAAAACCACCCGTATTAAAAAAtattccaaaaaaaatgaaaatcagtCATCAAAATTTCGAAAATCTGCTTTGATttgtgtttttgttgttgtttttgaaaCTAGATTTTTGTTCCCTAGTGTtttatgttcaaaatttcaagtgatttggagttgtggagaaaatgaagttgaagtttcgaaactttgaagaaatttcaaGTGGGTCTTGTTGAGTTAGGTTAAATTCGAGTTTAAAAGACATTGAGTTTTGGTATCTAGTTCGGAGGAACGCTACtcttgaaatttgaggtgatttcgtgaAGAATTGAAAATGTTGTAAATTTGGGAGTTTTTGGTGTTCTTGTATTCTTGAGGAAGAAGGAGCAAAAAGAgtatatttgattcaaaactccaattgaaaaagtgttaaaagttgttcAGGGTCTTGTTGAGTTAGGTtggcttttttaaaaaaaaaaataataatgatgtgGCCGAATTAATTGGCCACGTGTAAAAATGATTTTACAAAAtcagagttaaaaaataatggcatagatgGGCCTTTTCTCAAATGGCAATGGCATAAATaagccaaacttttaacagaTGGCATAAATGAGCCTTTTTCCAAAGTTCGATAATATATTTGAGCTTTTTCCCTTTTTAGTTCTTccaaaaataatgtaaatatcTCACATAGCATAttcaagaccacaagattaaaggacaATTTGGTACATtatacatatctttagtttaaaaccacaatattcaaaagtcttctttactttcttaaattcaATGCACAGTCAaactaagacaaacaaattgaaacggagggagtagcAATGGGCACGGCTATGGCGAGGGTTGATCTAGCTCTAAGTATAGCTAATTAAAAAACTGGATTAGGAGAACAagttgaatatattttttgtataaccATAAAAAGGGTTATACCTTGTAGCCTCACTCCACTATCAAGCTTTAGGGTCCTGAATACTTCAAATCCAAATTAACAACAGCATTAAAATAATGACAGCGTTTATCTAGGCCAGATAA
Proteins encoded in this window:
- the LOC129877023 gene encoding peptidyl-prolyl cis-trans isomerase FKBP16-1, chloroplastic isoform X1; its protein translation is MAAPQLQANFRFRCFFASQRPCFKDTEQCKIDVPKSSDERILSLNIKKLLRRSVLQLVGLSPIFTSLRSGLSAPMQEMRESDVIRTLKLDSGVRLQDIVEGEGPEAREGDIVEINYVCRRSNGYFVHSTVDQFSGESAPVILPLDDKQVMVFASFGLKIEILKIIKGLKEVLIGMKPGGKRRALIPPSVGYINENLQPVPEEFGPRRSLMSHMKEPLIFEVQLLKVL
- the LOC129877023 gene encoding peptidyl-prolyl cis-trans isomerase FKBP16-1, chloroplastic isoform X2, translated to MAAPQLQANFRFRCFFASQRPCSDERILSLNIKKLLRRSVLQLVGLSPIFTSLRSGLSAPMQEMRESDVIRTLKLDSGVRLQDIVEGEGPEAREGDIVEINYVCRRSNGYFVHSTVDQFSGESAPVILPLDDKQVMVFASFGLKIEILKIIKGLKEVLIGMKPGGKRRALIPPSVGYINENLQPVPEEFGPRRSLMSHMKEPLIFEVQLLKVL
- the LOC129877023 gene encoding peptidyl-prolyl cis-trans isomerase FKBP16-1, chloroplastic isoform X3, coding for MAAPQLQANFRFRCFFASQRPCFKDTEQCKIDVPKSSDERILSLNIKKLLRRSVLQLVGLSPIFTSLRSGLSAPMQEMRESDVIRTLKLDSGVRLQDIVEGEGPEAREGDIVEINYVCRRSNGYFVHSTVDQFSGESAPVILPLDDKQIIKGLKEVLIGMKPGGKRRALIPPSVGYINENLQPVPEEFGPRRSLMSHMKEPLIFEVQLLKVL